The proteins below are encoded in one region of Polycladomyces subterraneus:
- a CDS encoding sulfotransferase family 2 domain-containing protein, which translates to MRQPIIIFSHIPKAGGLTLRSIIDRQYRPDQIYKYPAHHQQEAVKKLSATQREKIKCVYGHCRFGTHRYFQRPFRYITMLRDPVNRVISAYYYIKSNPNTKLYAKVNSMSFKEFILSKNDDIQTQLWNHQTRFLSGKHQPDLDLAKQNLRKHYVIVGITELYPHSVFLMKQALGWGNVNYTRQNVTKRRPQKQQIQKELIHIIKQNNALDLQLYHYAKQLLIRRLNNLNPVTKRQLALYVKLHQQA; encoded by the coding sequence ATGCGCCAACCCATCATCATTTTTTCCCACATCCCCAAAGCAGGCGGTCTGACCTTACGCAGCATTATCGACAGGCAGTACCGACCGGACCAGATCTACAAATACCCGGCCCATCACCAGCAGGAAGCCGTAAAAAAACTGTCCGCCACCCAACGGGAGAAAATCAAATGTGTATACGGTCATTGCCGTTTCGGAACTCATCGCTATTTCCAGCGACCCTTCAGGTATATCACCATGTTGCGCGATCCCGTCAACCGAGTCATTTCCGCCTATTATTACATCAAATCCAACCCAAATACCAAACTCTATGCCAAAGTCAACTCTATGAGTTTCAAAGAGTTCATTCTCAGTAAAAACGACGACATTCAAACGCAGCTTTGGAATCACCAAACCCGATTCCTCTCCGGCAAACATCAGCCTGATCTGGATCTGGCCAAACAAAATCTCCGCAAACATTACGTCATCGTGGGCATTACCGAATTGTATCCGCATTCGGTGTTCCTGATGAAACAGGCTCTGGGATGGGGCAACGTCAACTACACCAGGCAAAATGTCACCAAGCGCCGCCCGCAAAAACAACAGATTCAAAAGGAACTCATCCACATCATCAAACAAAACAATGCTCTCGACCTACAGTTGTACCATTACGCCAAACAATTGTTGATCCGGCGACTCAACAATCTGAACCCCGTAACCAAACGCCAGTTGGCGCTATATGTCAAACTGCATCAACAGGCGTGA
- a CDS encoding sirohydrochlorin chelatase, translating to MAQRGVLVIAHGSSKPEWVQLVDEAVSRVRLDLPVEIGFLELVPGRAIADAIQSLRRRGVDEIIAVPLFVSSGSTHIEEIGYLLGVISKPRLPFKEKPIPLEIPVHYTPAMDGHPLIGEIVTERARKLSQRPEEEVVVLVGHGSEVSGFREKWEEGANQLAAQVQRALGFRQTVYASLHPDHLHEVVRAWSARHRVLVLPLFLSEGYFTKKVIPSKLAGLDYVYSGETYLPHPLISRWIEETVRDAIGQSRRAPSAATQ from the coding sequence ATGGCCCAACGTGGTGTTTTGGTCATTGCGCACGGGTCCAGCAAACCGGAATGGGTGCAGTTGGTTGATGAAGCGGTATCAAGGGTTCGATTGGATTTGCCTGTGGAGATTGGTTTTTTGGAGTTGGTGCCGGGCCGGGCGATTGCGGACGCCATACAGTCACTGCGCCGCCGAGGTGTGGATGAAATCATTGCCGTACCATTGTTCGTCTCTTCCGGAAGCACGCATATTGAGGAGATCGGATATCTTTTGGGTGTGATTTCCAAGCCGCGTCTTCCGTTCAAGGAAAAACCCATCCCCTTGGAGATACCCGTACATTACACACCGGCGATGGATGGTCACCCGTTGATCGGTGAGATTGTGACGGAGCGTGCTCGCAAACTGAGCCAACGGCCTGAGGAAGAAGTTGTCGTGCTGGTCGGCCACGGCAGCGAGGTGTCTGGATTCCGGGAAAAATGGGAAGAAGGCGCCAATCAGCTTGCTGCACAGGTGCAGCGTGCATTGGGGTTTCGGCAAACGGTATACGCGTCTTTGCATCCGGATCATTTGCATGAGGTGGTCCGCGCCTGGAGCGCACGACATCGGGTGTTGGTGTTGCCATTGTTTTTGAGTGAAGGGTACTTTACCAAAAAAGTGATCCCGTCGAAATTGGCGGGGCTGGATTATGTGTATTCCGGAGAGACATATCTGCCGCATCCGTTGATTTCTCGTTGGATCGAAGAAACGGTGAGGGATGCGATCGGTCAATCCCGGCGCGCACCTTCCGCCGCCACCCAGTGA
- the gatB gene encoding Asp-tRNA(Asn)/Glu-tRNA(Gln) amidotransferase subunit GatB: MTQFETVIGLEVHVELSTKTKIFCGCSTEFGAPPNTHTCPICLGHPGVLPVLNRQAVEYAMKAAMALNCEIAEYSKFDRKNYFYPDLPKAYQISQYDQPIGRNGWIEIEVNGEKKRIGITRVHLEEDAGKLNHMENEEGSLVDFNRVGVPLIEIVSEPDLRSPQEARAYLEKLKAIMQYTGVSDVKMEEGSLRCDANISLRPVGSEKFGTKTELKNLNSFRNVERGLEYEQKRQAEILSQGGEITQQTLRWLEDEGRTKVMRSKEEAHDYRYFPEPDLVRLHIDDEWKELVRATIPELPDARQARYTKEYGLSNYDAGLLTASKVIADFFDQTVEAGAEPKAAANWIASELLGYLNAHDKELADTQITPQGLAGMIRLIQDGTISTKIAKKVFKELVEKGGDPKRIVEEKGLVQISDEGQLRQIVEQVLAENQQSVEDYRNGKDRALGYLVGQVMKLTKGKANPQLVNQLIREQINA; encoded by the coding sequence ATGACGCAGTTCGAAACGGTCATCGGATTGGAAGTGCACGTGGAGCTTTCCACCAAAACAAAAATTTTCTGTGGTTGTTCCACCGAATTCGGCGCCCCGCCGAACACGCACACTTGCCCGATTTGCCTGGGGCATCCCGGCGTACTTCCCGTGTTGAACCGGCAAGCTGTGGAATACGCGATGAAGGCGGCGATGGCGCTCAACTGCGAAATCGCTGAATACAGCAAATTCGACCGGAAAAACTACTTCTACCCCGATTTGCCCAAGGCCTATCAAATTTCGCAGTATGACCAGCCGATCGGTCGAAACGGATGGATCGAAATCGAAGTGAACGGGGAGAAGAAACGGATTGGAATCACGCGTGTCCATCTCGAGGAGGATGCAGGCAAGCTGAACCACATGGAAAACGAGGAAGGCTCACTGGTTGACTTCAACCGCGTGGGTGTCCCGCTGATTGAGATCGTCTCCGAGCCGGATCTGCGTTCGCCGCAGGAAGCACGGGCATATCTCGAAAAATTGAAGGCGATTATGCAATATACCGGTGTCTCCGATGTAAAAATGGAAGAAGGATCTCTCCGGTGCGACGCCAACATCAGTTTGCGCCCGGTTGGCTCCGAGAAGTTTGGTACCAAAACCGAGCTGAAAAACCTGAACTCGTTCCGCAACGTGGAACGCGGTCTGGAGTACGAACAAAAGCGGCAAGCGGAAATTCTCTCCCAAGGGGGCGAAATCACCCAACAAACGTTGCGGTGGTTGGAGGATGAGGGACGGACCAAAGTGATGCGCAGCAAAGAGGAAGCACATGATTACCGGTACTTCCCGGAACCCGATCTGGTCCGTCTGCACATCGACGATGAATGGAAAGAGCTGGTTCGCGCCACGATTCCGGAGCTGCCGGATGCACGTCAAGCCCGTTATACCAAGGAGTACGGCTTGTCCAACTATGATGCCGGTTTGCTTACCGCCTCCAAGGTGATCGCCGACTTTTTCGACCAAACGGTGGAAGCCGGGGCTGAACCGAAAGCGGCCGCCAACTGGATCGCCAGTGAATTGCTGGGTTATCTCAATGCCCATGACAAAGAACTGGCCGACACCCAGATCACGCCACAAGGGTTGGCCGGCATGATCAGGTTGATTCAAGACGGAACGATCAGCACCAAAATCGCCAAGAAAGTGTTCAAAGAACTGGTCGAAAAAGGCGGGGACCCGAAACGGATCGTCGAGGAAAAAGGGTTGGTACAGATCAGTGACGAGGGGCAACTACGGCAGATCGTGGAGCAGGTGTTGGCCGAGAACCAGCAGTCGGTGGAGGATTACCGCAACGGAAAAGACCGCGCTCTGGGTTACCTTGTGGGACAAGTGATGAAACTGACCAAAGGCAAAGCCAATCCACAGTTGGTCAACCAATTGATCCGGGAACAGATCAACGCTTGA
- the gatA gene encoding Asp-tRNA(Asn)/Glu-tRNA(Gln) amidotransferase subunit GatA: MSLLRESLKSIHSRLANRELTVRDLVDASLARIREVDEQVRAFLTVDEDGARERAEALDQERVESDQRGILFGLPAGIKDNICTEGLKTTCASRLLANYEPIYSATVMKKLEQAQAVTVGKMNMDEFAMGSSTENSGFHPTYNPWDLSRVPGGSSGGSAAAIAAGEVYFALGSDTGGSIRQPAAYCGVVGLKPTYGRVSRFGLVAFASSLDQIGPLTKNVEDAAYVLQAIAGHDPMDSTSADVEVPDYLSALTGDVKGLKVAVPKEMMGEGIDPGVREKVQQALRVLESLGAVIEEVSLPHSEYAVATYYLLAPAEASSNLARYDGVRYGVRVEADSLVEMYKQTRSQGFGSEVKRRIMLGTYSLSSGYYDAYYLKAQKVRTLIKQDFDRVFEQYDVIVGPTAPTTAFKIGEKVDNPLTMYLNDILTIPVNLAGLPAISVPCGLSDGLPVGLQIIGKAFDESTVLRVAHAYEQHGERLPEPTIGGAEA; this comes from the coding sequence ATGTCGCTGTTGAGAGAATCGCTGAAGTCGATACATAGCCGTCTGGCGAATCGCGAGCTAACGGTACGCGATTTGGTGGATGCATCGCTCGCCCGGATTCGCGAAGTGGACGAGCAGGTACGCGCGTTTTTGACGGTGGATGAAGACGGGGCCCGTGAGCGGGCTGAAGCATTGGATCAGGAACGAGTGGAGTCAGATCAGCGGGGGATCCTGTTCGGATTGCCTGCGGGCATCAAGGACAACATCTGTACGGAAGGGCTGAAAACCACTTGTGCCAGCCGGTTGTTGGCCAACTATGAACCGATTTACTCAGCCACGGTGATGAAGAAACTGGAACAAGCCCAAGCTGTCACGGTCGGCAAAATGAACATGGACGAGTTTGCGATGGGTTCATCGACGGAAAACTCCGGTTTCCACCCGACATACAACCCATGGGATCTCAGTCGCGTTCCCGGCGGTTCCAGTGGGGGATCGGCAGCCGCTATCGCAGCGGGGGAAGTGTATTTCGCGCTCGGATCGGACACCGGTGGATCGATTCGGCAACCGGCCGCATATTGCGGGGTTGTCGGGTTAAAACCCACTTACGGACGGGTGTCCCGGTTCGGTTTGGTCGCGTTTGCTTCTTCGCTGGACCAGATCGGGCCTCTGACGAAAAATGTGGAAGATGCGGCGTACGTTTTGCAGGCGATTGCCGGACATGATCCGATGGATTCCACCTCGGCCGATGTGGAGGTGCCGGATTATCTCTCCGCGCTGACGGGGGATGTGAAAGGTCTCAAAGTGGCCGTTCCCAAGGAGATGATGGGAGAGGGCATCGATCCCGGCGTTCGCGAGAAAGTGCAGCAGGCGTTGCGGGTGCTGGAAAGCTTGGGTGCCGTCATCGAGGAAGTCTCCCTGCCGCATTCCGAGTATGCCGTGGCCACGTATTACCTGCTGGCTCCGGCTGAAGCGTCTTCCAACCTGGCACGTTACGACGGAGTGCGCTACGGGGTGCGCGTCGAAGCGGACTCGTTGGTGGAGATGTACAAACAGACGCGCAGCCAAGGGTTTGGCAGCGAGGTAAAACGCCGGATCATGCTGGGAACGTACTCTCTGAGCTCCGGTTACTACGATGCCTACTATCTGAAGGCACAAAAAGTGCGTACCTTGATCAAGCAGGACTTCGACCGGGTTTTTGAGCAATACGACGTCATCGTCGGACCGACTGCACCGACCACCGCTTTCAAAATCGGGGAAAAGGTCGACAATCCGCTCACCATGTATCTGAACGATATTCTCACCATCCCGGTGAACCTGGCAGGATTGCCGGCGATCAGCGTGCCATGCGGGCTGTCTGATGGACTGCCGGTTGGTCTGCAAATTATCGGCAAGGCGTTTGACGAATCCACGGTGTTGCGGGTGGCCCATGCCTATGAGCAGCACGGGGAGCGTTTGCCGGAGCCGACGATCGGAGGTGCGGAAGCATGA
- the gatC gene encoding Asp-tRNA(Asn)/Glu-tRNA(Gln) amidotransferase subunit GatC — protein sequence MAISKEQVQHVAQLARLALTEKEVEQFTTQLNDILHFAEKLNELNTENVEPTSHVLPLANVLREDEVRPSIPRDKALANAPEKRDGMFRVPAVFEE from the coding sequence ATGGCCATTTCCAAGGAACAAGTGCAGCATGTCGCGCAACTGGCGCGTTTGGCGTTAACGGAGAAGGAAGTGGAGCAGTTCACCACGCAGTTGAACGATATCCTCCACTTTGCGGAAAAATTGAACGAATTGAACACGGAAAACGTGGAACCGACCTCTCACGTGTTGCCGTTGGCTAACGTGTTGCGCGAAGATGAAGTGCGTCCCTCCATTCCGCGGGACAAAGCACTGGCTAACGCACCGGAAAAACGGGACGGCATGTTCCGCGTGCCGGCTGTATTCGAGGAGTAA
- a CDS encoding carbon starvation CstA family protein, which yields MNKWASVLLWGLISAAGAAGFAFLALNRGETVNAAWMLVAAICTYAIAYRFYSRFLANKVFGLDDNRQTPAERINDGKDYVPTNKWVLFGHHFAAIAGAGPLVGPILAAQMGYLPGTLWILVGVVLGGAVQDFIILFGSMRRNGKSLGEMAKQEIGPVGGFIALFAILGIMIILLAVLALVVVKALANSPWGMFTIAATIPIALFMGVYMRYIRPGRVLETSVIGFGLLLLSLYLGQYVSEHPTLSKMFTFEGTTIAWMMIIYGFVASVIPVWLLLAPRDYLSTFLKIGTIGALALGILLVLPPLHMPAFTKFIDGTGPVFAGDLFPFVFITIACGAVSGFHSLVSSGTTPKMIARESHARMIGYGAMLMESFVAIMAMIAACALTPGVYFAMNSPAAAIGTDVVTAAKTITSWGFTLTPDQLQTLAKDIGEQTLLSRTGGAPTLAVGMAQIFSAVIGGKAFMAFWYHFAILFEAVFILTTIDAGTRVGRFMLQDLLGHFHKKLGDTSNYFANVLTSGLVVAAWGYFLYQGVVDPLGGINTLWPLFGIANQMLAVVALVVGTTILLKMGKTRYAWVTLLPTVWLTTATMTAGWQKLFDPSAKVSFLAAADKYQAAINAGKVLPPAQSMEEMQRIVLNNQIDAILTAIFMLLIALIILDSLRVWYKLIIKRERLPLMETPYTPVTSTR from the coding sequence ATGAACAAATGGGCTTCCGTTTTGCTCTGGGGATTGATCTCTGCGGCAGGTGCGGCTGGGTTCGCCTTTTTGGCACTCAATCGCGGTGAGACGGTGAATGCGGCATGGATGCTGGTGGCCGCCATCTGCACCTATGCCATCGCGTACCGTTTTTACAGCCGCTTTTTGGCAAACAAGGTTTTCGGTTTGGATGACAACCGGCAAACGCCTGCTGAGCGCATCAATGACGGTAAAGACTACGTGCCCACCAACAAGTGGGTGTTGTTCGGCCACCATTTCGCCGCCATCGCCGGTGCGGGACCGCTGGTCGGCCCGATTTTGGCCGCGCAGATGGGATATCTGCCCGGTACTTTATGGATTCTGGTCGGGGTCGTATTGGGGGGGGCCGTACAGGACTTCATCATTCTGTTCGGATCGATGCGCCGTAACGGCAAGTCGCTCGGAGAAATGGCAAAACAGGAGATCGGGCCGGTTGGCGGGTTCATCGCGCTGTTCGCCATCCTCGGCATCATGATTATCTTGTTGGCCGTTTTGGCTTTGGTTGTGGTGAAAGCGCTCGCAAACAGTCCGTGGGGCATGTTTACCATCGCTGCGACGATTCCGATCGCCTTGTTCATGGGCGTGTATATGCGTTATATCCGCCCGGGGCGCGTGCTGGAAACGTCGGTGATCGGTTTCGGCCTGCTGTTGCTTTCCCTGTATCTGGGACAGTATGTGTCGGAGCATCCCACATTGTCCAAAATGTTCACCTTTGAGGGCACCACGATCGCATGGATGATGATCATCTACGGCTTTGTTGCCTCCGTCATCCCCGTGTGGCTGTTGCTGGCGCCGCGCGATTACCTGAGCACGTTCCTGAAAATCGGCACGATCGGCGCTTTGGCACTGGGCATTCTGCTGGTGTTGCCGCCTTTGCACATGCCGGCATTCACCAAGTTTATCGATGGTACGGGTCCGGTGTTCGCCGGTGACTTGTTCCCATTTGTCTTCATCACGATCGCATGTGGTGCCGTCTCCGGGTTCCACTCGCTGGTTTCCTCCGGTACGACGCCGAAGATGATTGCCCGCGAATCCCATGCTCGTATGATTGGATATGGCGCCATGTTGATGGAATCGTTCGTCGCGATTATGGCGATGATCGCGGCTTGCGCGCTGACACCGGGCGTCTATTTCGCGATGAACAGCCCCGCGGCCGCGATCGGCACCGATGTGGTGACCGCGGCGAAGACGATCACCTCGTGGGGCTTCACATTAACACCGGACCAATTGCAAACATTGGCCAAAGACATCGGCGAACAAACCCTGCTGTCCAGAACCGGCGGTGCACCCACGCTGGCAGTCGGTATGGCACAAATCTTCTCTGCTGTTATCGGCGGAAAGGCATTCATGGCCTTCTGGTACCACTTTGCGATTCTGTTTGAAGCCGTCTTCATTCTAACAACGATTGATGCCGGTACGCGCGTCGGGCGGTTCATGCTGCAGGATCTGCTCGGACACTTCCATAAAAAATTGGGCGATACATCGAACTATTTCGCCAATGTGCTGACGAGCGGTTTGGTCGTGGCGGCTTGGGGTTACTTCCTTTACCAAGGGGTCGTAGATCCGCTCGGTGGCATCAACACACTGTGGCCGCTCTTCGGGATCGCCAACCAGATGCTGGCTGTCGTCGCACTGGTCGTCGGCACGACAATTCTTTTGAAAATGGGCAAAACTCGTTACGCCTGGGTGACTCTGCTACCGACCGTCTGGCTTACTACCGCTACCATGACGGCCGGATGGCAGAAACTGTTCGATCCCAGCGCCAAAGTCAGCTTCCTGGCGGCAGCAGATAAATACCAAGCAGCGATCAACGCTGGCAAAGTACTGCCTCCGGCGCAATCAATGGAGGAAATGCAACGCATCGTGCTGAACAATCAGATCGACGCCATTTTGACCGCCATCTTCATGCTGCTGATCGCCCTGATCATACTGGATTCGTTGCGCGTATGGTATAAATTGATCATTAAGCGGGAACGCTTGCCGCTCATGGAAACGCCCTACACACCGGTAACGTCGACCCGATGA
- a CDS encoding YbdD/YjiX family protein, producing MDGLLTRCLRPFKAVANYLNAIAGVPDYQRYLEHMRRYHPDQQPMSEREFHRWANDEKYGGKGVRRCC from the coding sequence ATGGACGGTTTGTTGACGCGTTGCCTGCGCCCGTTCAAGGCGGTAGCCAACTATCTGAACGCCATCGCCGGAGTACCTGATTATCAAAGATACCTGGAACACATGCGCCGCTACCATCCCGACCAACAGCCCATGTCAGAAAGGGAATTTCATCGCTGGGCCAACGATGAAAAATACGGTGGCAAAGGTGTCCGGCGCTGTTGTTGA
- a CDS encoding haloacid dehalogenase type II: protein MEHLTTIVFDAYGTLFDVHSVSEKSERLFPTRGRQISELWRTKQLEYAFIQQIIGRYQPFDEITRNSLRFTCEQLGVTLTKEKEKELLDSYLTLSLYEEVPNALKQLANHCQLAILTNGTLNMIQTLVEYHHLTPYFTLVMSIDDVKQYKPSPAAYSYVLDRFNCKREDILFVSSNTWDITGASSFGFLTAWVNRKSQLVFDRMGQQPDYIISDLNELVRIVCY, encoded by the coding sequence TTGGAACACCTTACAACCATTGTTTTTGATGCATATGGAACCTTGTTTGACGTACATTCCGTCTCAGAAAAAAGTGAGAGACTCTTCCCAACTCGTGGTCGACAGATCAGCGAGTTATGGCGAACGAAGCAACTGGAGTATGCGTTCATCCAACAAATCATCGGTCGTTACCAACCATTTGATGAAATTACGAGAAACAGTCTTCGGTTTACTTGCGAACAATTAGGAGTAACTCTGACGAAGGAAAAGGAGAAGGAATTGCTCGATTCATATTTGACCCTGTCTTTATATGAAGAAGTACCGAACGCACTGAAACAGTTGGCAAACCATTGTCAGCTTGCCATTTTGACCAATGGAACACTTAACATGATTCAAACATTAGTTGAATATCATCATCTGACCCCATACTTTACTCTAGTGATGAGTATTGATGACGTGAAACAATACAAACCTTCGCCAGCAGCATACTCGTATGTTCTCGACAGATTCAATTGCAAACGCGAGGACATATTATTTGTTTCATCGAATACATGGGATATTACAGGTGCATCTAGCTTTGGGTTCCTAACAGCATGGGTCAACCGAAAATCTCAATTGGTTTTTGATCGTATGGGTCAGCAACCGGATTATATTATTTCTGATTTAAATGAATTAGTCAGGATTGTTTGTTATTAA
- a CDS encoding peroxiredoxin-like family protein, with protein MAKTQMREQFKQYLENFRKKVPQEQQELMNRAIEELEASGVATGLRKGQQAPDFTLPDANGKDVSLYEELKKGPVILTFYRGGWCPYCNMELRAYQSILDDIHQAGGQLIAISPQTPDHSLSTKEKNELRFHVLSDVGNKVAQKYNLVYRLPDYLIDLYKELGLDVSSYNGDHSWTLPVSATYIIGQDGKIAFEYTKADYKDRVEPSEVLDELKKVVAKSSKAEVDGMR; from the coding sequence ATGGCAAAAACGCAAATGCGGGAACAGTTTAAACAGTATTTGGAAAATTTTCGAAAGAAAGTACCACAAGAGCAGCAAGAATTAATGAATCGGGCAATTGAAGAACTGGAGGCGTCCGGTGTAGCGACGGGTTTACGTAAAGGACAACAGGCCCCGGATTTTACATTGCCGGATGCAAACGGAAAAGACGTATCTTTGTACGAAGAACTTAAAAAAGGCCCAGTCATCCTCACTTTCTATCGTGGAGGGTGGTGTCCATATTGCAACATGGAATTGCGGGCATACCAAAGTATCTTGGATGACATTCATCAAGCAGGCGGTCAACTCATTGCAATCAGCCCCCAAACGCCGGACCATTCCTTGAGCACCAAAGAAAAAAATGAGCTACGGTTCCATGTGTTAAGTGACGTGGGAAATAAAGTGGCTCAAAAATATAATCTCGTTTACCGTTTACCCGATTACTTGATTGACTTGTATAAAGAGCTTGGATTGGATGTTTCTTCCTATAACGGTGACCATTCCTGGACCCTTCCTGTATCTGCCACTTATATCATTGGACAGGATGGTAAAATCGCTTTTGAATACACGAAAGCAGATTATAAAGATCGTGTTGAACCATCCGAAGTCCTCGATGAACTTAAAAAAGTGGTAGCTAAATCCTCTAAGGCAGAAGTAGATGGAATGAGATAA
- a CDS encoding twin-arginine translocase TatA/TatE family subunit has protein sequence MHMPSLSGWIIILVIALLVFGPSKLPQLGKSLGSALREFKEAVGGVDKDDQNKDKTST, from the coding sequence ATGCACATGCCTTCGTTGAGCGGATGGATCATTATTTTGGTGATCGCGCTGTTGGTGTTCGGCCCGAGCAAGTTGCCGCAGTTAGGTAAGTCTCTCGGCAGTGCCTTGCGGGAGTTCAAAGAAGCTGTCGGTGGTGTAGACAAGGACGATCAAAACAAAGACAAAACCAGCACCTGA
- a CDS encoding DedA family protein, whose product MGGFIQSFLHWLADLGYLGIALGLMVEVIPSEIVLAYGGYLVSRGEVTFVGAVIAGTIGGLLAQLFLYWAGYYGGRPFLEKYGKYVLIKKKHLDVAEEWFHRYGAGVIFGARFIPVVRHAISIPAGIAKMSWMKFTAYTTMAIVPWSIFFVYIGWELGDRWEDFKQIAEPYVQPLAIAAVILLAGYVLVQSMKKKRA is encoded by the coding sequence ATGGGCGGATTTATTCAATCTTTTTTACACTGGTTGGCGGATCTCGGTTATCTGGGCATTGCTTTGGGATTGATGGTGGAAGTGATCCCGAGCGAAATCGTTCTCGCCTATGGGGGGTACCTTGTCTCTCGCGGAGAAGTGACGTTTGTGGGTGCCGTAATAGCCGGTACGATCGGCGGTTTGCTGGCACAGTTATTCCTATACTGGGCAGGGTATTATGGCGGTCGACCCTTCCTGGAGAAATATGGGAAATACGTGCTTATCAAGAAAAAGCATCTCGATGTGGCGGAAGAGTGGTTTCACCGCTACGGCGCAGGCGTCATCTTCGGAGCTCGTTTCATCCCGGTTGTCCGTCATGCCATCTCAATCCCGGCTGGGATTGCCAAAATGTCATGGATGAAGTTTACGGCGTATACTACGATGGCCATTGTCCCTTGGTCGATTTTCTTTGTTTATATCGGTTGGGAACTGGGAGACCGCTGGGAAGACTTCAAACAGATCGCTGAACCGTATGTACAGCCGTTGGCGATCGCTGCGGTCATCCTCCTCGCTGGTTATGTGTTGGTGCAATCGATGAAGAAAAAACGCGCGTAA
- a CDS encoding amino acid ABC transporter permease, producing MDFQHTFAPETLRTLMEGLLVTLEVAASAIVLSFILGIILGILRYTKLPVLSQLAVLYIEVMRNLPLLLIIFFGYFGLRDMGIDLPVTMAAIAGLTVFTSALIAEIVRSGLNSVEKGQIEAARSQGFTYVQTLWYIILPQALKRMIPPLVSQFITLVKDTSLAVVISLEEMMHNAQIVYNKYVNATIPLLLLVAFIYFTINYSLSRVSRYLEKRLAG from the coding sequence GTGGATTTCCAACACACATTCGCGCCCGAAACGCTCCGCACATTGATGGAAGGGTTACTGGTCACTTTGGAAGTGGCGGCATCCGCCATCGTGCTCAGTTTTATCTTGGGTATTATTCTGGGCATCCTGCGGTACACGAAATTGCCGGTATTGTCCCAGCTGGCGGTGTTGTACATTGAGGTGATGCGCAATTTGCCGCTGTTGCTCATCATCTTTTTCGGCTATTTCGGTTTGCGCGACATGGGGATTGATTTACCCGTGACCATGGCGGCGATTGCAGGACTCACGGTATTCACTTCAGCGTTGATCGCTGAGATTGTGCGAAGTGGATTGAACTCGGTGGAAAAAGGACAAATCGAAGCCGCACGTTCCCAAGGGTTTACCTATGTACAAACCTTGTGGTACATCATTTTGCCGCAAGCCCTCAAACGCATGATCCCACCGCTGGTCAGCCAGTTCATCACGTTGGTGAAGGACACGTCACTCGCGGTTGTGATCAGTTTGGAGGAAATGATGCACAACGCACAGATCGTTTACAACAAGTACGTGAATGCGACCATCCCGTTGCTCTTGTTGGTGGCGTTTATCTATTTCACCATCAATTACAGCCTCTCAAGGGTGAGCCGGTATTTGGAAAAACGGTTGGCGGGCTGA
- a CDS encoding amino acid ABC transporter permease, giving the protein MFDIAVLADYKQEFIDGFLVTLSASVLALGLSLAIGTFIAVLRLSGVRPLEILGTAYVEFFRNTPIVIQVFMFAIGLPTLGIRFSEFTSGVLGLSIYTGAFIAEALRAGIQSVPKGQMEAARSSGMSYVQAMRYVILPQAFKLVIPPLGNQFVNLVKNSSVLAIIAGGDLLYTADSVSSDTFEVAVVYGFVALLYLVITLPISIGVNWLERRLSKNR; this is encoded by the coding sequence ATGTTCGATATAGCGGTTTTAGCTGATTACAAGCAGGAGTTTATCGATGGGTTTCTTGTCACGCTTTCGGCAAGTGTACTGGCGTTGGGACTCAGTTTGGCCATCGGTACGTTCATCGCGGTATTGCGATTGTCCGGGGTGCGACCATTGGAAATCCTGGGAACGGCTTATGTGGAATTTTTCCGCAACACACCCATTGTGATTCAGGTGTTTATGTTTGCGATTGGACTCCCCACATTGGGTATTCGGTTTTCCGAGTTTACCAGCGGCGTGTTGGGACTGTCCATCTACACCGGGGCATTTATCGCCGAGGCGCTTCGTGCTGGGATTCAGTCCGTGCCAAAAGGACAGATGGAAGCGGCACGTTCATCCGGGATGAGTTATGTGCAGGCCATGCGATACGTGATTTTGCCGCAAGCGTTCAAGCTGGTCATCCCGCCCCTCGGCAACCAGTTCGTCAACTTGGTGAAAAACTCGTCGGTTCTGGCTATCATCGCCGGCGGGGATTTGCTGTATACCGCGGACAGTGTATCGTCGGATACGTTTGAGGTAGCGGTCGTCTACGGTTTTGTCGCTTTGCTGTATCTGGTCATCACCCTGCCGATCAGTATCGGTGTCAACTGGTTGGAACGTCGGCTCAGTAAAAATCGTTGA